Proteins encoded by one window of Aphidius gifuensis isolate YNYX2018 linkage group LG2, ASM1490517v1, whole genome shotgun sequence:
- the LOC122848723 gene encoding ubiquitin-like protein 4A, translating to MKLLVKILQGSECTVDISPSETVLELKNKVHELLGVEVPQQKLLLTGKALADENLLSFYPGIKDGSKLNLVVKKLSQESNENKQQVGKSGIVLLKESVSKILKHYYSESETESITNEMIKGLKNKVNHLSFDDLERLATTLIQDQETAV from the exons ATGAAATTGTTGGTCAAAATATTACAAGGGAGCGAGTGTACTGTCGAC ataTCACCGTCAGAGACTGTCttagaattgaaaaataaagttcATGAACTTTTGGGTGTTGAGGTACCACaacaaaaattacttttaactGGAAAAGCTTTGGcag atgaaaatCTTTTGAGTTTTTATCCAGGTATTAAAGATggtagtaaattaaatttggtggttaaaaaattatcacaagaatcaaatgaaaataaacaacaagttGGAAAATCTGGTATCGTACTTCTCAAAGAATcagtatcaaaaattttaaaacattactACAGTGAATCAGAAACAGAATCAATAACAAATGAGATGATTAAaggcttaaaaaataaagttaatcATCTTAGTTTTGATGATCTTGAAAGATTAGCAACTACATTAATTCAAGATCAAGAAACGGCTGtttga
- the LOC122848722 gene encoding peroxisomal biogenesis factor 19 isoform X2 gives MISSTVSQKCALEDFDKLPKTISKTEKSKNDSTKKEGDEAGEAWTDETWSQDFLKDTADKLEKNLQNLMKNGGGEDDALQKMAQTVANSITGGGSGSGSENDSDTNDFQAAIARALKGISATNENLQNAGPEMTEADLAAMFGQASIDEGPDGLFPFMQGMMQSLFSKEVLYPSLKELSDKYPAWLEEKKSTLSPEDLARYTKQLDLIQKVCLELEKEKEDDTEDIKKKRFDVILALMQDMQSCGQPPEDLVGDQVISPFDGEGAPAMPALPPGLDQQNCSIM, from the exons ATGATCTCCTCGACAGTAAGtcaaaaat GTGCCTTGGaagattttgataaattaccaaaaacaatttcaaagacagaaaaatctaaaaatgatTCAACTAAAAAAGAAGGTGATGAAGCTGGAGAAGCTTGGACCGATGAAACTTGGTCACAAGATTTTCTCAAAGACACTGctgataaattagaaaaaaatcttcaaaatttgatgaaaaatg GTGGAGGTGAGGATGATGCTTTGCAAAAAATGGCCCAGACTGTTGCAAATTCAATAactggtggtggtagtggtagTGGATCTGAAAATGATAGTGATACTAATGATTTTCAAGCAGCAATTGCTCGAGCATTAAAAGGCATATCAGCTACAAATGAAAATCTTCAg AATGCAGGACCTGAAATGACAGAAGCTGATTTAGCAGCAATGTTTGGACAAGCATCAATTGATGAAGGACCAGATGGACTTTTTCCATTTATGCAAGGTATGATGCAATCTTTGTTTTCTAAAGAGGTATTGTATCCTTCATTGAAAGAATTGAGTGACAAATATCCAGCTTGGttagaagagaaaaaaagtaCTTTATCACCTGAAGACTTGGCAAGGTATACCAAGCAGTTAGATCTCATACaaaag GTCTGCCTAGaattggaaaaagaaaaagaagatgaTACTGAggatataaagaaaaaacgttTTGATGTGATACTTGCATTGATGCAAGACATGCAAAGTTGTGGACAACCACCTGAAGATCTTGTTGGTGATCAAGTAATATCACCATTTGATGGTGAAGGTGCACCAGCAATGCCAGCTTTACCTCCTGGTCTTGATCAACAAAACTGTAGCATCATGTGA
- the LOC122848718 gene encoding zinc transporter 9, whose translation MLHRSYSLFPRISGKLNCHYVDQVYMLQISLVRRHASLCITPKSSNSFYKLHSIKNVRYKYLTTNCTCIGTKRLSSDDCKNKNNTNDTQSNLQQKNIELENDKLGKLKQRILNFETIGSNESEKTVDKKLDTVENKKYDSTDEVIEKIPIVKKVKRLRVDHSAASLERNFITPVRAMSDFMLKPADIESLPKTKRRSPYEDKPPITVFWRKDVEAKALEVWGSREALLKELLRKELEHKTYQQNVFTVKRRLRDWRREMGNTESVNQNEGLFGRSGKVVLTAIVINASNFLLKLVAWFLTGSHSMFSECVHSAADTFNQMILAYGIHKSVQNPNPDHPYGYTNMKYVSSLISGVGIFCVGTGLSCYHGIHGILYPGPVESFYWAYLILGWSFVSEGVTLIVAYNSIRKAAEEKGTSFKDYLFSGQDPSVNVVFMEDLAAVTGVTVAASCMGLTSYLGNPLFDAAGSLLVGGLLGAVASLIIYTNVAALTGRSIPQKNLDKINAELESDIMVRAIYDVKGIDMGNSLVRYKAEIDFDGRELTRAYLDKHDLNSMLEEVKKMKNIDELEPFLLKHGENIVDMMGGEIDRIELKLKKNHPEIRHCDLEVL comes from the exons ATGCTTCATCGTTCATACAGTCTGTTCCCAAGAATATCTGGTAAACTAAATTGTCATTATGTAGATCAAGTGTATATGCTACAAATATCACTGGTTCGAAGACATGCTAGTCTTTGTATAACACCAAAATCAAGCAATAGTTTTTACAAATtacattcaataaaaaatgtaagatataaatatttgacaacAAATTGTACATGTATTGGAACAAAAAGATTATCATCAgatgattgtaaaaataaaaataatacaaatgatacACAAAgtaatttacaacaaaaaaatattgaacttgaaaatgataaattaggTAAACTTAAACAgcgaattttaaattttgaaacaattgGATCAAATGAATCAGAAAAaactgttgataaaaaattggatactgtagagaataaaaaatatgatagtaCAGATGaggttattgaaaaaataccaattgttaaaaaag TTAAAAGATTACGTGTTGATCATTCAGCTGCATCACttgaaagaaattttataacacCAGTACGTGCAATGTCAGATTTCATGTTAAAACCAGCAGATATTGAGTCTCTTCCAAAGACAAAACGGCGATCACCATATGAGGATAAGCCACCAATAACTGTCTTCTGGAGAAAAGACGTAGAAGCCAa AGCACTCGAGGTTTGGGGCTCACGAGAAGCACTACTTAAAGAGCTACTGAGAAAAGAATTGGAACATAAAACTTATCAACAaa aTGTATTTACTGTAAAAAGAAGACTTCGTGATTGGCGACGAGAAATGGGAAATACTGAAAGTGTCAATCAAAATGAAGGTTTATTTGGAAGATCTGGAAAAGTTGTGTTGACAGCAATTGtaat taatgcaagtaattttttattgaaacttGTTGCTTGGTTTCTGACTGGATCTCACAGTATGTTTTCAGAGTGTGTACACTCTGCTGCTGATACATTTAATCAAATGATATTGGCATATGGAATACACAAATCAGTACag aaTCCAAATCCTGATCATCCATATGGTTATACCAACATGAAATAtgtatcatcattaatatcagGAGTAGGAATATTTTGTGTTGGTACTGGATTATCATGTTATCATGGTATACATGGTATATTGTATCCAGGTCCAGTTGAATCATTTTACTGGGCATATTTAATTCTTGGTTGGTCATTTGTATCTGAGGGTGTGACACTTATTGTTGCTTATAATTCAATAAGAAAAGCTGCTGAAGAAAAGGGAACATCCTTTAAAGATTATCTATTTTCTGGCCAAGATCCATCTGTAAATGTTGTTTTTATGGAAGATTTAGCTGCTGTTACTGGAGTAACAGTTGCAGCTTCATGTATGGGCTTAACATCATATCTTGGTAATCCCTTATTTGATGCAGCTGGATCATTACTAGTCGGTGGACTTCTTGGAGCTGTTGCATCACTTATTATTTACACAAATGTTGCAGCACTTACTGGACGTAGTAttccacaaaaaaatttggataaaataaatgcTGAACTTGAGTCTGATATTATG gtTCGTGCAATTTATGATGTTAAAGGTATTGATATGGGAAATAGTCTTGTTAGATATAAAGctgaaattgattttgatgGACGTGAACTAACAAGAGCTTATTTAGATAAACatgatttaaattcaatgcTTGAAGAAgtcaagaaaatgaaaaatattgatgaactTGAACCATTTCTATTGAAACAtggtgaaaatattgttgacaTGATGGGAGGTGAAATTGATAGAATTGAATTAAAACTAAAG aAAAATCATCCAGAAATACGTCACTGTGATTTAGAAGtcctataa
- the LOC122848724 gene encoding gem-associated protein 2, which yields MNDLFRTAAFHVGEIDDDIDLTNPPMSSDDYIKRVIIEARNCDDIVVAKIDESKLKRPTLNITPLAGCIEAPESLNPSLEWQNYQVSDFSDVRLNFARVKAERQELRPMPLTSEKIPYTTDANGWINFCLGSKDESKSSNPPTLDIILGMNQPIVEKVLEYLVDEIDCKKYVSTNMGLWIYALLAAIELPLDPSVCSCLRTLARACSIARSKLTTNDSQQVATLNLLICLVARYFRQLDLADP from the exons ATGAATGATTTATTCAGAACAGCAGCTTTTCATGTTGGAGAAATTGATGATGACATTGATTTAACAAATCCACCAATGTCAAGTGATGATTATATAAAACGTGTCAT aattGAAGCAAGAAATTGTGATGATATTGTCGTTgctaaaattgatgaatcaaaaCTAAAACGTCCAACTTTAAATATAACACCA ttgGCAGGATGTATTGAGGCACCAGAATCATTGAATCCATCTCTAGAATGgcaaaattatcaagtatcaGATTTTTCAGATGTTAGACTTAATTTTGCCAGAGTCAAAGCAGAGAGACAAGAACTTCGTCCAATGCCACTGACTTCAGAGAAAAta cCTTATACCACTGATGCCAATGGatggataaatttttgtcttggaTCAAAAGACGAATCAAAGTCATCTAATCCTCCGACACTTGATATTATTCTTGGAATGAATCAGCCAATAGTTGAAAAAGTTTTGGAGTATCTTGTTGATGAAAtagattgtaaaaaatatgttagtACAAATATGGGACTTTGGATTTATGCTCTGTTAGCAGCCATAGAATTACCTCTGGATCCATCAGTTTGTTCCTGCCTAAGGACATTAGCACGAGCTTGCTCAATAGCCAGATCAAAATTG ACCACAAATGACAGTCAACAAGTAGCCACTTTGAATCTTTTGATTTGTCTTGTTGCCAGATATTTTCGTCAATTGGATTTAGCTGAtccttaa
- the LOC122848722 gene encoding peroxisomal biogenesis factor 19 isoform X1 produces MSEENKSDQANNLELDDLLDSALEDFDKLPKTISKTEKSKNDSTKKEGDEAGEAWTDETWSQDFLKDTADKLEKNLQNLMKNGGGEDDALQKMAQTVANSITGGGSGSGSENDSDTNDFQAAIARALKGISATNENLQNAGPEMTEADLAAMFGQASIDEGPDGLFPFMQGMMQSLFSKEVLYPSLKELSDKYPAWLEEKKSTLSPEDLARYTKQLDLIQKVCLELEKEKEDDTEDIKKKRFDVILALMQDMQSCGQPPEDLVGDQVISPFDGEGAPAMPALPPGLDQQNCSIM; encoded by the exons atgtcagaagaaaataaatctgATCAAGCTAATAATTTAGAGTTAGATGATCTCCTCGACA GTGCCTTGGaagattttgataaattaccaaaaacaatttcaaagacagaaaaatctaaaaatgatTCAACTAAAAAAGAAGGTGATGAAGCTGGAGAAGCTTGGACCGATGAAACTTGGTCACAAGATTTTCTCAAAGACACTGctgataaattagaaaaaaatcttcaaaatttgatgaaaaatg GTGGAGGTGAGGATGATGCTTTGCAAAAAATGGCCCAGACTGTTGCAAATTCAATAactggtggtggtagtggtagTGGATCTGAAAATGATAGTGATACTAATGATTTTCAAGCAGCAATTGCTCGAGCATTAAAAGGCATATCAGCTACAAATGAAAATCTTCAg AATGCAGGACCTGAAATGACAGAAGCTGATTTAGCAGCAATGTTTGGACAAGCATCAATTGATGAAGGACCAGATGGACTTTTTCCATTTATGCAAGGTATGATGCAATCTTTGTTTTCTAAAGAGGTATTGTATCCTTCATTGAAAGAATTGAGTGACAAATATCCAGCTTGGttagaagagaaaaaaagtaCTTTATCACCTGAAGACTTGGCAAGGTATACCAAGCAGTTAGATCTCATACaaaag GTCTGCCTAGaattggaaaaagaaaaagaagatgaTACTGAggatataaagaaaaaacgttTTGATGTGATACTTGCATTGATGCAAGACATGCAAAGTTGTGGACAACCACCTGAAGATCTTGTTGGTGATCAAGTAATATCACCATTTGATGGTGAAGGTGCACCAGCAATGCCAGCTTTACCTCCTGGTCTTGATCAACAAAACTGTAGCATCATGTGA
- the LOC122848719 gene encoding phosphoglycerate kinase, producing MCNETFSRKIILMRVINFIQKHNLKCPSFDIDSLTKLISKLTLSQVHCVNTVFNLHHRRLHLLITKTDQYFCHNKFILFDKFSIKTMALNKLSIDKIDLAGKRVLIRVDFNVPLKDGKITNNQRIVAALDTVKYALEKQAKSIVLMSHLGRPDGSKNLKYTMKPVADELKTLLGKDITFLDDCVGSAVEAACADPTPGSIILLENLRFHVEEEGKGVGSNGEKIKADKDKVTEFRASLRKLGDVYINDAFGTAHRAHSSMMGDGFDIRASGFLLKKELQYFAKALDNPEKPFLAILGGAKVADKIQLINNLLDKVNEMIIGGGMAYTFLKVTKNMKIGGSLYDEEGAKIVNELMEKAKKNNVQIHLPVDFITADKFAENATVGAADVETGIPDGWMGLDVGPKSIALFAEPLKRAKVVVWNGPAGVFEFDNFSKGTKSLMDNVVEATTRGAITIIGGGDTATCAAKWKTEDKVSHVSTGGGASLELLEGKVLPGVAALSPSS from the exons ATGTGCAATGAAACCTTTTcgcgaaaaataattttgatgcgcgtaatcaattttatacaaaagcACAACCTTAAATGCCCTTCTTTTGACATTGATAGTTTGACAAAATTAATCTCAAAATTAACGCTAAGTCAAGTTCATTGTGTTAATACTGTTTTTAATCTTCATCATCGAAGATTACACTTATTGATCACTAAAACTGATCAATACTTTTGTcacaataaattcattttgtttgataaattttcaataaaaaccaTGGCATTAAACAAACTTAGTATTGACAAGATTGACCTCGCCGGTAAACGAGTCTTGATAag AGTTGATTTCAATGTTCCATTAAAAGATGGAAAAATCACAAATAATCAAAGAATTGTTGCTGCCCTTGACACTGTCAAGTACGCACTGGAAAAGCAAGCAAAATCAATTGTTCTTATGTCACATTTGGGTCGTCCTGATGgcagtaaaaatttaaaatatacaatgaaACCAGTtgctgatgaattaaaaacacTTCTTGGAAAAGACATAACATTTTTGGATGATTGTGTTGGTTCTGCTGTTGAAGCTGCATGTGCTGATCCTACACCAGGTAGCAttattttattggaaaatttacgATTCCATGTTGAAGAAGAAGGCAAAGGTGTTGGTTCAaatggagaaaaaattaaagctgATAAAGATAAAGTTACTGAATTCCGTGCATCATTAAGAAAATTAGGTgatgtatatattaatgatGCATTTGGTACTGCACATCGTGCACATAGTTCAATGATGGGTGATGGTTTTGATATCAGAGCCAGTggttttcttttaaaaaaagaacttCAATATTTTGCCAAAGCATTGGATAATCCAGAAAAACCATTCCTTGCTATTCTTGGTGGTGCCAAGGTTGctgataaaattcaattaattaataatttattagataAAGTTAATGAGATGATTATTGGAGGTGGTATGGCTTATACTTTCCTCAAAGTTACCAAAAACATGaag attGGAGGCTCATTGTATGATGAAGAAGGTGCTAAAATTGTCAATGAACTCATGGagaaagccaaaaaaaataatgttcaaATTCATTTACCAGTTGATTTTATAACTGCTGATAAATTTGCTGAGAATGCAACAGTTGGTGCTGCTGATGTTGAAACTGGAATTCCAGATGGTTGGATGGGTCTTGATGTTGGACCAAAATCAATTGCACTTTTtgctg AACCTTTGAAAAGAGCTAAGGTAGTTGTTTGGAATGGACCAGCTGGAGTATTTGAATTTGACAACTTCAGCAAAGGAACAAAAAGTTTAATGGACAATGTTGTTGAAGCAACAACTCGTGGAGCAATCACAATTATCGGTGGTGGTGATACAGCAACTTGTGCAGCTAAATGGAAGACTGAAGACAAAGTTAGCCATGTCAGTACTGGAGGTGGTGCCAGTTTGGAATTGTTGGAGGGTAAAGTTTTACCAGGTGTTGCTGCTTTGTCACCATCATCTTAA
- the LOC122848720 gene encoding protein aurora borealis — translation MDYVTSNPIINSPTSEVQSPKTSLVLRTPRKQDGNKQKHRAYQNSIGGLSVFPNHLTPPCGLTKFIARNPFDADLTNRLHMSVLSPSIFSKVSSVSPDSQEFSWTIDELAMMSPAKIDEFSIQNTHCSDPEAETHVQKAIDKFFSESQIHPSPWSLKKEPMKPLVELSPTESVEEEDQHSNKDSPKKTRTCWSQTELSLPLELPKSVEDALKPYFTFNQDQNIDNNDANTSNNSSLRRKLFFNHDDSFEDSIEESLIISPIKSTLSPAQSQFNGTPHCQNINHMTRNYGSPNVNYGNMSPLDVSPISSNTSNNLSYQNIRLRNRSRLNFTSNMSVDQSMDDKHSNENHQPVVVVENIEKRDDFNDHDTVEMVSFLNDTTPLKKSTLRRTNFIGRLNIGVDSFNNIAELKNKGDSNNTLVGECPEQSSAFQSQDTGYQTNSINNLTENQCLTPIKKPFYWNDKLIDDVKNKEIKLSEWQGNIMFSSTPSKYNILHNN, via the exons atggacTATGTTACGTCAAATCCAATTATAAACTCTCCAACTTCTGAAGTACAATCGCCAAAAACATCTCTTGTACTGAGAACTCCTCGTAAACAAGAtggaaataaacaaaaacatagAGCATATCAAAATAGTATTGGAGGATTATCTGTATTTCCAAATCACTTAACTCCACCATGTGGATTGACAAAATTCATTGCAAGAAATCCATTTGATGCTGATCTAACAAATCGTTTACATATGTCAGTTCTTAGTCCATCAATATTTTCCAAAGTATCATCAGTATCACCAGATTCACAAGAATTTTCATGGACAATTGATGAATTGGCAATGATGAGTCCAgctaaaattgatgaattttcaattcaaaataCTCATTGTTCTGATCCTGAAGCTGAAACACATGTACAAAaagcaattgataaattttttagtgagAGTCAAATACATCCAAGTCCTTggagtttaaaaaaagaacCCATGAAACCATTGGTAGAATTATCACCAACAGAATCAGTTGAAGAAGAAGATCAGCACTCAAACAAAGATTCACCAAAAAAAACTAGAACTT GCTGGTCACAAACAGAATTATCACTACCTCTAGAACTTCCAAAATCAGTTGAAGATGCATTAAAGccatattttacatttaatcaagatcaaaatattgataataatgatgcaaATACTAGTAATAATAGTTCATtaagaagaaaattatttttcaatcatgATGATTCATTTGAAGACAGTATAGAagaatcattaataatatcaccAATAAAATCAACACTTAGTCCAGCTCAAAGTCAATTTAATGGTACACCACATtgtcaaaatataaatcatatgACAAGAAATTATGGCAGTCCAAATGTTAATTATGGAAATATGTCACCACTAGATGTGTCACCAATATCAAGCAACACATCAAATAACTTGTCATATCAAAATATTAGATTACGTAATAGATCTAGATTAAATTTTACGTCTAATATGAGTGTTGATCAATCGATGGATGATAAACATTCTAATGAAAACCATCAaccagttgttgttgttgaaaatattgaaaaacgtgatgattttaatgatcATGATACTGTTGAAATGgtatcttttttaaatgatacaacaccattaaaaaaatctacattAAGACgtacaaattttattggaaGATTAAATATTGGTGttgattcatttaataatatagctgagttgaaaaataaaggtGATAGTAATAATACTCTTGTAGGAGAATGTCCAGAACAAAGTAGTGCATTTCAATCTCAAGACACTGGTTATCAAACaaatagtattaataatttgactGAAAATCAGTGTTTAACACCaattaaaaaaccattttactggaatgataaattaattgatgatgttaaaaataaagaaattaaattatctgaaTGGCAAGGAAATATTATGTTCAGTTCAACTCCATCAAAGTATAATATATTACATAATAACTAa